The Lycium barbarum isolate Lr01 chromosome 12, ASM1917538v2, whole genome shotgun sequence genome includes a region encoding these proteins:
- the LOC132623134 gene encoding uncharacterized protein LOC132623134 isoform X1, producing the protein MEANRDDGEPAAKSPAGEEEEMTTFSGHHFRSSEDTDDGFSVTIIENMKEEYGLFVWPCSIVLAEYIWQQRSRFTGANVVELGAGTSLPGLVAAKVGADVKLTDNSNRSEVLTHIRRQCDLNDIKCKVHGLTWGVWDTQTFCLCPNIILGADVLYESCAFDDLFATVAFLLQSCPSSVFITTYHNRSGHHLIGFLMVKWGLKCVKLLDGFSFMPSYKTSSLSGNIQLAEIVLDTTNRDEKK; encoded by the exons ATGGAAGCGAACAGGGACGACGGCGAACCGGCGGCGAAGTCTCCTgctggagaagaagaagaaatgactACTTTTTCTGGCCACCATTTCCGAAGTTCCGAAGACACCGACGATGGCTTCTCCGTCACCATCATCgag AACATGAAAGAAGAGTACGGTTTGTTCGTATGGCCTTGCAGTATTGTTCTAGCCGAATACATATGGCAACAGAGATCCCGCTTTACCGGCGCTAACGTAGTTGAG CTTGGGGCAGGGACCTCGTTGCCTGGGTTGGTTGCTGCAAAAGTGGGTGCAGATGTGAAGCTGACTGACAATTCAAACAGATCAGAG GTGCTTACTCACATTAGAAGACAGTGCGACTTAAATGATATCAAGTGCAAG GTACACGGACTTACATGGGGTGTGTGGGATACACAAACCTTCTGTCTGTGCCCAAACATTATCCTTGGAGCTGATGTCCTGTATGAGAGTTGTG CCTTCGATGATCTCTTCGCAACTGTGGCATTTTTACTCCAGAGTTGTCCATCATCCGTTTTTATTACTACGTATCACAACAGAAG TGGGCATCACCTAATTGGATTCTTGATGGTGAAATGGGGCCTGAAGTGTGTGAAGCTTCTTGATGGGTTCTCATTCATGCCATCATACAAGACGTCTAGTTTGAGTGGTAACATTCAATTGGCTGAGATTGTTTTGGACACAACAAACAGAGACGAGAAAAAATGA
- the LOC132623134 gene encoding uncharacterized protein LOC132623134 isoform X2, producing the protein MEANRDDGEPAAKSPAGEEEEMTTFSGHHFRSSEDTDDGFSVTIIENMKEEYGLFVWPCSIVLAEYIWQQRSRFTGANVVELGAGTSLPGLVAAKVGADVKLTDNSNRSEVHGLTWGVWDTQTFCLCPNIILGADVLYESCAFDDLFATVAFLLQSCPSSVFITTYHNRSGHHLIGFLMVKWGLKCVKLLDGFSFMPSYKTSSLSGNIQLAEIVLDTTNRDEKK; encoded by the exons ATGGAAGCGAACAGGGACGACGGCGAACCGGCGGCGAAGTCTCCTgctggagaagaagaagaaatgactACTTTTTCTGGCCACCATTTCCGAAGTTCCGAAGACACCGACGATGGCTTCTCCGTCACCATCATCgag AACATGAAAGAAGAGTACGGTTTGTTCGTATGGCCTTGCAGTATTGTTCTAGCCGAATACATATGGCAACAGAGATCCCGCTTTACCGGCGCTAACGTAGTTGAG CTTGGGGCAGGGACCTCGTTGCCTGGGTTGGTTGCTGCAAAAGTGGGTGCAGATGTGAAGCTGACTGACAATTCAAACAGATCAGAG GTACACGGACTTACATGGGGTGTGTGGGATACACAAACCTTCTGTCTGTGCCCAAACATTATCCTTGGAGCTGATGTCCTGTATGAGAGTTGTG CCTTCGATGATCTCTTCGCAACTGTGGCATTTTTACTCCAGAGTTGTCCATCATCCGTTTTTATTACTACGTATCACAACAGAAG TGGGCATCACCTAATTGGATTCTTGATGGTGAAATGGGGCCTGAAGTGTGTGAAGCTTCTTGATGGGTTCTCATTCATGCCATCATACAAGACGTCTAGTTTGAGTGGTAACATTCAATTGGCTGAGATTGTTTTGGACACAACAAACAGAGACGAGAAAAAATGA
- the LOC132623195 gene encoding L10-interacting MYB domain-containing protein-like: protein MAGRSSRSKTQLTVQQRESQCRAKWTTSRTIIMVNVMVDEVHKGHKQNKSFSKKGWKCISDEFQKRTGLTWERDQLKYRYAALRKLFATIKLLLEHTDFEWDETTGLITATDEAWDRYIKDHPDAETLRNTGCPFYKGLTVIFADSGSRGTYNGSTMHKDPLYGSLQEEFSYSESEEGPDSNELEILQSVSSPTDISRKRGRGKGVDGAIARAISEMAAASRLRASAFKKCNGNFSITDCIRALDELEGVNDQVYYVALDLFNNHAAREIFLSLKVEKRLTWLIGKSSGPP, encoded by the exons ATGGCTGGGAGGTCTTCTCGTTCGAAAACACAGCTAACTGTGCAGCAGCGAGAATCCCAGTGTAGAGCTAAGTGGACCACATCTCGTACCATAATAATGGTGAATGTAATGGTAGACGAAGTTCACAAGGGGCATAAGCAAAACAAGTCTTTTAGTAAGAAGGGTTGGAAATGCATTTCTGATGAGTTTCAAAAAAGAACTGGTCTTACGTGGGAGAGGGATCAATTGAAGTATCGATATGCTGCACTAAGAAAGCTTTTTGCTACTATAAAGTTGCTACTTGAACATACTGATTTCGAATGGGATGAAACTACAGGTTTAATAACAGCAACAGATGAAGCTTGGGACCGGTACATCAAG GATCATCCAGATGCGGAGACCTTAAGGAACACAGGCTGCCCATTTTACAAGGGACTAACCGTGATATTTGCGGATTCTGGAAGTAGAGGGACATATAATGGATCTACTATGCACAAGGACCCTCTCTATGGTTCATTACAGGAAGAGTTCTCATATTCAGAGTCTGAAGAAGGTCCAGATTCCAATGAGCTAGAAATTCTTCAATCTGTGAGCTCACCTACTGATATATCTCGAAAGAGAGGGCGGGGGAAGGGGGTTGATGGTGCTATTGCAAGAGCTATATCTGAGATGGCTGCTGCTTCGAGACTTAGAGCATCTGCTTTTAAGAAGTGCAACGGTAATTTCTCCATAACCGACTGTATTAGAGCTTTGGATGAATTGGAAGGTGTCAATGACCAAGTGTATTATGTTGCTTTGGATCTCTTCAACAATCATGCAGCTAGGGAGATTTTCTTATCTCTCAAAGTTGAGAAGCGGCTGACCTGGTTAATTGGCAAATCTTCTGGTCCTCCCTAG